The Methanohalophilus portucalensis genome window below encodes:
- a CDS encoding UbiA family prenyltransferase: MSSILCNIPIGLDFIVAIYMMFYAIYFYDYIQGANEDRITNPERSDYINNQNKNNDFIFPLYAAILAMGSIYILWSDIMNMVIGFAILVLGVLYHSYFKKLTKFIPAFKNIYVATVWALLVFVLLNYYSYPVTNTAILISFFIFLKVLSIQILFDIRDIEGDKKKGLLTLPIFIGGKYSIVLNLLNVLNFFTIAIFAYGIFTNIIPAISIMILVIFFYEFSYINQIRKEKSVTEHYMMAACEPILWALLIQSGNLCVNLLQTSSNLL, translated from the coding sequence ATGTCTTCAATACTTTGCAACATACCAATAGGCCTGGATTTCATAGTAGCAATTTATATGATGTTTTATGCAATTTACTTTTATGACTACATACAGGGGGCAAATGAAGACAGGATAACAAACCCCGAAAGGTCTGACTACATAAATAATCAGAACAAAAATAACGATTTCATTTTTCCCCTATACGCAGCCATTCTTGCAATGGGTTCAATTTACATTTTGTGGAGCGACATTATGAACATGGTTATTGGATTTGCCATTCTCGTTCTGGGAGTGCTCTACCATTCCTATTTCAAAAAACTTACAAAATTTATTCCTGCATTCAAGAATATTTATGTGGCAACAGTATGGGCATTGCTTGTTTTTGTACTTCTGAATTATTATTCCTATCCAGTTACGAATACTGCAATCCTGATTTCATTTTTTATATTCCTGAAAGTACTAAGTATACAGATTCTTTTCGATATAAGGGATATTGAAGGGGACAAAAAAAAAGGATTACTGACGTTGCCGATATTCATTGGAGGAAAATACAGTATTGTTCTGAATTTACTAAATGTACTGAATTTTTTTACAATAGCAATATTTGCATACGGGATATTTACCAATATCATTCCGGCAATTTCTATAATGATACTGGTAATTTTCTTTTATGAATTCAGTTATATAAATCAAATAAGAAAGGAGAAAAGTGTTACAGAGCATTACATGATGGCAGCCTGTGAACCTATTCTTTGGGCACTCCTTATCCAATCAGGTAACCTATGTGTGAATCTCCTGCAGACTTCATCCAATCTGCTTTAA
- a CDS encoding MFS transporter, with product MKENQHAIGRQLYILSFSKLFKDLATGMLLFFIPLYAARLDAGIIAEMPAVLKAGIATAAFGIANSLSQPFMGRLSDRLNRRKDFLVVGYVIYTLLCISYPYTSSLESLTVLRVIQGIAIGATVPAIVAMVTHLSTSSVRGQAIGIYSSLRGFAFGIGSIIAGGILAISNFEVGFYICGFFVLATLLMVQFFVKETAPPPQPDEPGNMDHANQKEYYVLAVAIFMMMVGITIVLSLLPAYQQRLQTGEFFLSLAVSAYVISRIIFQTPMGILSDRIERKWIIISGIAVNALIVVGLGHVIHIEELIILRIMQGISMAAVETPLMALAADMTGGHSTGSRISIITSAQAAGMATGPLFGGILAGYVSFETPFHICAILILASGFLILKGIHTKNIREWTT from the coding sequence ATGAAAGAAAATCAGCACGCCATTGGCAGACAACTCTACATCCTGTCTTTTTCCAAGCTATTCAAAGATCTGGCAACAGGTATGCTACTGTTTTTTATACCTCTATATGCGGCCAGGCTTGATGCAGGAATAATAGCAGAGATGCCTGCAGTGCTGAAAGCCGGGATTGCAACTGCAGCTTTTGGAATTGCAAACTCACTATCCCAGCCTTTTATGGGCCGCTTGAGCGACCGACTCAACAGAAGAAAGGATTTTCTTGTTGTGGGATATGTCATTTACACCCTTCTCTGTATATCCTATCCATATACTTCCTCACTTGAGAGTCTGACAGTGCTGCGTGTTATACAGGGAATTGCCATTGGAGCTACAGTTCCTGCGATTGTAGCAATGGTCACCCATCTTTCCACCTCATCTGTAAGGGGTCAGGCAATCGGAATATACTCAAGCCTGAGGGGTTTTGCTTTCGGGATAGGTTCCATCATTGCCGGGGGAATACTGGCGATATCAAATTTTGAAGTTGGATTTTATATATGTGGCTTTTTTGTACTGGCAACTTTGTTAATGGTGCAATTTTTCGTAAAAGAAACAGCACCTCCGCCACAACCAGACGAGCCTGGAAATATGGACCATGCAAACCAGAAGGAGTACTATGTCCTTGCAGTTGCAATTTTCATGATGATGGTGGGAATTACCATCGTCCTTTCCCTTCTACCGGCATACCAGCAGAGGCTTCAGACAGGGGAGTTTTTCCTCAGCTTGGCAGTTTCAGCCTATGTAATATCCCGTATTATTTTCCAGACACCAATGGGAATTCTATCCGATCGCATAGAACGCAAATGGATAATTATCTCAGGTATTGCAGTAAATGCCTTGATTGTTGTCGGATTGGGACATGTAATACATATTGAAGAGCTAATAATACTGCGGATAATGCAGGGAATATCAATGGCCGCAGTCGAAACACCATTGATGGCATTGGCAGCGGATATGACAGGCGGGCATTCAACAGGCAGTCGGATAAGCATAATAACAAGTGCACAGGCAGCAGGTATGGCAACCGGCCCCCTGTTTGGGGGGATACTGGCCGGCTATGTCTCCTTCGAAACACCATTCCATATATGTGCGATATTGATATTGGCTTCGGGATTTTTAATACTGAAAGGGATTCATACAAAAAACATACGAGAATGGACGACATAA
- a CDS encoding PLDc N-terminal domain-containing protein yields the protein MVLEQIWGIVTLLATIWVIYDVFTNNRRLSTMMKIIWIVAALLFGVLGAIAYYFIGKKR from the coding sequence ATGGTATTAGAACAAATATGGGGAATCGTGACCTTACTGGCTACCATATGGGTAATATACGATGTATTTACCAATAATAGAAGACTTAGTACCATGATGAAAATCATATGGATAGTAGCTGCATTGTTGTTTGGTGTACTTGGAGCTATAGCTTACTATTTCATTGGCAAAAAGCGATGA
- a CDS encoding YihY/virulence factor BrkB family protein: protein MKVLSGLFRETLMQWNEDDGITSSAALSFYLILSLPAILLFSVSVGSYFLKARHLESAIIGYIDLVAGDTLIYLVEGLLYQIPDIASLTVGAAISFVLLVWAGGNLFRQFKKIIDNMWGVSGPESDWLHHFLKKSFASVIGVFVVGFLLVLNTFVEAFFLMGYGLLNELVPFNLKIIQYASSFSNFLILLVLFIYIYRVLPEAKIGMRYVLEGSLFTVLLITIAKYFFAFYLSYGNITTVYGAIGSIIGFLLWVYFSFIAVTFVAEMINVRSKSANRNKSA, encoded by the coding sequence ATGAAAGTACTATCCGGCCTTTTTAGGGAAACACTGATGCAATGGAATGAAGATGACGGCATAACCAGCAGTGCGGCTCTTTCATTCTATCTTATCCTAAGCCTTCCTGCTATACTCTTGTTCTCCGTGTCCGTAGGGAGTTATTTCTTGAAGGCACGTCATCTGGAGTCTGCCATAATCGGCTACATCGATCTGGTAGCAGGAGATACATTGATATATCTGGTGGAGGGTCTCCTTTACCAGATACCCGATATTGCATCCCTTACTGTGGGGGCAGCTATAAGTTTCGTTCTCCTAGTATGGGCTGGTGGTAACCTTTTCAGGCAGTTCAAGAAGATAATTGATAATATGTGGGGTGTCTCCGGTCCAGAATCTGACTGGTTGCATCATTTCCTGAAAAAAAGTTTTGCGTCTGTGATAGGAGTATTTGTGGTTGGTTTTTTGCTCGTATTGAACACATTCGTTGAAGCATTTTTCCTGATGGGATACGGGTTACTGAATGAGTTGGTGCCTTTTAACCTGAAAATCATACAATATGCCAGTTCGTTTTCGAATTTCCTCATCCTCCTAGTTTTATTCATATATATTTACAGAGTGTTGCCTGAGGCCAAAATCGGCATGAGATATGTACTGGAAGGTTCACTATTTACAGTATTACTGATTACAATAGCCAAGTATTTTTTTGCCTTTTACCTGTCTTATGGCAATATAACCACAGTTTATGGAGCCATAGGTTCCATTATTGGATTTTTGCTTTGGGTATATTTTTCATTCATAGCAGTGACCTTTGTAGCTGAAATGATAAATGTACGCTCAAAGAGTGCCAACCGTAACAAATCTGCTTAA